The proteins below are encoded in one region of Clostridium estertheticum:
- a CDS encoding MFS transporter, with the protein MKKPNCGARLDRLPNSQWHLSIFSIVAFPLLVCWSNAIGGLVLAQLKELGWTNNNISAIFTSLTVAGMFFGALLGGIIGDKIGRRKSVLTFEILHIIAMIIGSFSPNMTFLIVCRFFMGVGLGALLVTLFAGFTEYMPGRNRGTWSSRVSFIGNWSYPICSLIAMSITPLIAANMNWRVQFLVPAILSIIATVIAYKKFPESPRWLEVQGRYKEAEKIMSEIEMLVEHQTGKKLEPVTDVSADKKENVIPYSALFKGELLKRVILGSSVLIAMNVVQYTLINWLPTIFMSQGINLKNSIVLNTMSMFGAPFGIFIAVLVIDKIPRKVMGVGLLLMIAVLGYVYSLQTSMVMITLMGFCLITFVYMFVCYASAVYVPEIWPTEAKLRGSGLANAVGRISGIIAPFAVAYLLDKQGVKGVFVLLGSVAVIVAIVIATIGIETRGASVEAIGLKAE; encoded by the coding sequence ATGAAAAAACCTAATTGTGGTGCAAGACTTGACCGCTTACCAAATAGCCAATGGCATTTGTCAATATTTTCAATTGTTGCTTTTCCATTATTGGTATGCTGGAGTAATGCAATTGGTGGTCTGGTTCTGGCACAATTGAAAGAGCTAGGTTGGACAAATAACAATATAAGTGCAATATTTACTTCGCTGACGGTAGCAGGCATGTTTTTTGGTGCTCTTTTAGGAGGAATTATTGGTGATAAAATTGGGCGTCGTAAAAGTGTTTTAACTTTTGAGATTCTTCACATTATTGCAATGATAATTGGATCATTCTCACCAAACATGACATTTTTAATTGTTTGCCGTTTTTTTATGGGAGTTGGACTTGGTGCTTTGCTTGTAACTTTGTTTGCAGGTTTCACAGAATATATGCCTGGACGTAATCGTGGTACTTGGTCTAGTAGAGTTTCCTTTATTGGAAATTGGTCTTATCCAATCTGTTCACTGATTGCTATGAGCATTACTCCACTTATTGCTGCAAATATGAATTGGAGAGTACAGTTTCTTGTTCCAGCTATTTTATCTATAATAGCTACAGTTATTGCCTACAAAAAATTTCCAGAATCACCGCGTTGGTTAGAAGTCCAAGGAAGATACAAAGAAGCGGAAAAGATTATGTCTGAGATTGAGATGTTAGTGGAACATCAAACTGGTAAAAAGTTGGAACCAGTTACCGATGTTTCTGCGGACAAAAAAGAAAATGTTATTCCATACTCTGCTTTGTTCAAAGGGGAACTGCTCAAACGGGTTATACTTGGGTCTTCCGTTTTGATTGCAATGAATGTGGTTCAATATACACTAATTAATTGGCTTCCTACAATATTCATGTCACAGGGCATTAATTTGAAGAATTCTATTGTATTAAATACTATGAGTATGTTTGGTGCACCTTTTGGTATTTTTATAGCTGTTCTTGTTATTGATAAAATTCCACGTAAAGTGATGGGTGTTGGATTACTTTTGATGATCGCTGTGCTTGGATATGTGTATTCTCTACAAACTAGTATGGTTATGATTACATTAATGGGATTTTGCTTAATTACATTTGTTTATATGTTTGTTTGTTATGCATCAGCAGTATACGTTCCTGAAATTTGGCCAACGGAAGCAAAACTTCGTGGTTCGGGTCTTGCAAATGCTGTTGGACGTATCAGTGGCATTATTGCACCATTTGCTGTTGCTTATTTACTTGACAAACAAGGGGTAAAAGGTGTGTTTGTATTGTTAGGTTCTGTAGCAGTAATAGTTGCAATAGTAATTGCCACAATTGGTATTGAAACAAGAGGCGCTTCTGTTGAGGCTATTGGATTAAAAGCAGAATAG